A portion of the Thiohalomonas denitrificans genome contains these proteins:
- a CDS encoding SulP family inorganic anion transporter — protein MESAAAPSDKQCSLYWYKIFPFLRWLPMVNRHTLRADAVAGLTGAILVLPQGVAFAAIAGMPPEYGLYAAMVPAIIAALFGSSWHLVSGPTTAASIVLFASLSTFAEPASSEFVSLAITLTLMVGIIQFVMGMVRLGTLVNFISHSVVVGFTAGAAILIGTSQIKNFFGLEMERGLHFHEMVMQFFSRLSEINPYVTGIAVATLVTGILVKRFIPRVPYMIAALAMGSVVAAILNNRYSAELTGISSVGALPASLPPLSAPDLSLETIRQLAPVAVAATLLALTEAVSIARSLAVRSGQRLDGNQEFLGQGLSNIVGSFFSSYVATGSFNRSGVNYDAGARTPLAAAFAGVMLMGIVILVAPYAYLLPNAAMAGILFLVAWGLIDFHHIRHILRASGSETGVLATTFFSTLFLELELAIMLGVMLSLIIYLSRTSRPQVLPRVPDPSHPKRAFTTNSSLATCPQFKIIRIDGSLFFGAVDYVEQRFQAIDPREHLLVVAKGMNFVDMAGAELLAKEASRRRQAGGKLYLYEVKDKVCNMLRRTGLITSIGDENIFNSKTRALECVINDHLDHAVCRTCRHRVFNECEKLAVREANA, from the coding sequence ATGGAATCAGCCGCAGCCCCATCTGACAAACAGTGCAGCCTCTACTGGTACAAGATTTTCCCGTTTCTGCGCTGGCTGCCGATGGTAAATCGGCATACGCTACGGGCGGATGCGGTTGCCGGGCTAACCGGGGCGATTCTCGTTCTTCCCCAAGGTGTCGCCTTTGCCGCAATCGCAGGAATGCCTCCCGAGTACGGTCTTTATGCCGCGATGGTGCCGGCCATCATCGCTGCTCTGTTCGGCTCCTCCTGGCATCTGGTGTCAGGGCCGACGACGGCTGCCTCCATCGTACTTTTCGCGTCCCTTTCCACCTTTGCCGAACCGGCCTCATCCGAATTCGTAAGCCTGGCGATCACACTGACGCTCATGGTCGGTATCATTCAGTTTGTCATGGGAATGGTGCGCCTCGGGACTTTGGTGAACTTCATCTCCCATTCTGTCGTGGTCGGCTTTACCGCCGGTGCCGCGATTCTGATCGGTACCAGCCAGATCAAGAATTTCTTCGGTCTCGAAATGGAGCGGGGACTCCATTTCCATGAAATGGTCATGCAGTTTTTCAGCCGGTTGAGCGAAATTAATCCTTACGTCACCGGCATCGCCGTTGCCACACTGGTGACCGGAATCCTGGTGAAGCGTTTTATTCCCAGGGTTCCCTATATGATCGCGGCATTGGCCATGGGCAGTGTCGTGGCTGCGATTCTCAACAATCGTTACAGCGCGGAACTGACCGGGATCAGCAGCGTCGGCGCCCTGCCCGCCTCGCTCCCGCCCCTGTCGGCACCGGATCTGAGCCTCGAGACCATCCGTCAGTTGGCGCCGGTGGCGGTTGCAGCCACGCTCCTGGCGTTGACCGAGGCGGTCTCCATTGCCCGCTCTCTGGCGGTGCGCTCGGGACAACGCCTCGACGGCAATCAGGAGTTTCTCGGTCAGGGCCTGTCGAATATCGTGGGCAGCTTTTTCTCATCTTACGTGGCCACCGGCTCCTTCAACCGGTCCGGCGTCAACTACGATGCAGGGGCCCGCACCCCGCTGGCAGCCGCCTTCGCCGGCGTGATGCTGATGGGCATCGTGATTCTCGTCGCTCCCTACGCCTACCTGCTACCCAATGCGGCGATGGCCGGCATTCTGTTCCTGGTGGCGTGGGGTTTGATCGATTTCCACCACATCCGGCACATTCTGCGGGCAAGCGGCTCGGAAACAGGGGTTTTGGCAACCACCTTCTTCTCGACACTATTTCTCGAGCTGGAGCTGGCCATCATGCTCGGCGTGATGCTCTCTCTGATTATCTACCTGTCCCGAACCTCCCGGCCCCAGGTGTTGCCGCGCGTACCGGATCCATCCCACCCCAAACGCGCCTTCACTACCAATAGCTCTCTGGCGACATGTCCCCAGTTCAAGATCATCCGCATCGATGGTTCCCTGTTCTTCGGGGCCGTCGATTATGTCGAACAGCGCTTTCAGGCCATCGACCCCAGGGAACACCTGCTCGTGGTCGCCAAGGGCATGAATTTCGTCGACATGGCAGGAGCCGAGCTGTTGGCTAAAGAGGCCAGCCGACGCCGGCAGGCGGGCGGCAAGCTTTACCTGTACGAAGTGAAGGACAAGGTCTGCAACATGCTTCGTCGCACCGGATTGATAACCTCCATCGGCGATGAAAACATCTTTAACTCCAAGACCCGGGCACTCGAGTGCGTGATAAACGATCACCTGGATCACGCCGTCTGCCGCACTTGCCGGCATCGCGTTTTCAATGAGTGTGAAAAACTCGCGGTCCGCGAAGCCAACGCCTAA
- a CDS encoding S8 family serine peptidase — MITRSTLILIAGLWFAPFASAASGSPTKAEQPLPYRPGELLVKFQPGTDARARALAMAPVNGKRAQTFRRFGVEKWTLPDNTDVATSVRQLQASRQVVYAEPNFIHQPHEVFPDELDERQWGLYNTGKSLSSGSIDPTDGLPGADMDLPRAWDLQTHADSVVIAVIDNGILLSHPDLEANLIPGWDFAADDADPTAGPDEIHGTLVAGTAGARGSNGTGITSPAQRVQIMPLRTNYSVAQLIAAYQYAADNGAHIINASYGGAYSQAEFDAIEQLEKEGILFLAAAGNGGYSNDAIPNAPSGYDLPNVLSVASSHPQDGLSVFTQIGPRSVDLAAPGSSIYTTSWTRNEQGDRVATYQFAEGTSFSAPYTAAVAALVKAERESQGENPLDYREMKGRLLAGVDPITNGKLATDGRANAHGAMTISPRPVLVIADWHIDDAAGNSNGELDPAESATLRVKLSNQWHDAAVVTGILRSLAPDLIVVDDSDSLASPLSQGAEAELAFTVRMAGGARAHQHLPLELSLSDGDYEVTRRFALEFGSLAPEEGKLTLDERIRESSHWDQVHGFHFEVPEGARNLTVTTTSTASGAEVDLLVRHGARPEPQFCYWYTPLPPNCMDKDTLRSVGSTSDEAITIAEPSPGIYYASVILFIPTEKVGYVPSEMPYTLSVRFDPPSGDGGGGAMLWLIAALLPGLTVRRRIRGKVRKAIA, encoded by the coding sequence ATGATTACCCGCTCAACCCTGATCCTCATTGCCGGACTGTGGTTCGCCCCATTCGCCAGCGCGGCCTCAGGGAGCCCTACAAAGGCAGAACAGCCGCTTCCCTACCGTCCCGGCGAGCTGCTGGTCAAGTTTCAGCCGGGGACCGATGCGCGGGCCAGGGCGCTGGCAATGGCACCGGTCAATGGCAAGCGCGCCCAAACCTTTCGACGATTCGGCGTCGAAAAATGGACGCTCCCCGACAATACCGATGTTGCCACGAGCGTCCGCCAACTGCAGGCCTCCAGACAGGTCGTATACGCCGAGCCCAATTTCATCCACCAGCCACATGAAGTATTTCCCGACGAACTGGACGAGCGGCAGTGGGGGCTTTACAACACCGGAAAATCGCTGTCTTCAGGCAGTATTGACCCGACCGACGGCCTGCCCGGGGCAGATATGGACCTGCCCCGGGCGTGGGATCTGCAAACGCATGCGGACAGCGTCGTCATCGCCGTAATCGACAATGGTATTCTGCTCAGCCATCCGGACCTCGAGGCCAACCTCATCCCGGGGTGGGATTTTGCCGCTGATGATGCAGACCCGACTGCCGGTCCCGATGAGATCCACGGCACTCTGGTAGCTGGTACCGCCGGGGCGCGGGGTAGTAACGGCACCGGGATCACCAGCCCGGCACAGCGGGTGCAAATCATGCCCCTGCGTACCAATTACAGCGTCGCCCAGCTTATCGCTGCCTACCAGTATGCGGCAGACAACGGCGCGCACATCATCAATGCCAGTTATGGTGGTGCCTATTCCCAGGCGGAATTCGATGCCATTGAACAGCTGGAAAAGGAGGGAATCCTGTTCCTCGCCGCCGCCGGAAATGGCGGCTACAGCAATGACGCCATTCCCAATGCACCCTCGGGTTATGACCTGCCCAACGTGCTTTCCGTGGCGTCGAGCCATCCCCAGGACGGCCTCTCCGTCTTCACGCAAATCGGACCGCGGAGCGTCGACCTCGCCGCCCCGGGTTCCAGCATCTACACGACGAGCTGGACCCGAAATGAGCAGGGCGACCGGGTGGCCACTTACCAGTTTGCCGAGGGCACTTCGTTTTCCGCGCCCTACACCGCGGCCGTAGCGGCGCTGGTCAAGGCCGAGCGCGAATCGCAGGGTGAAAACCCTCTCGATTACCGGGAGATGAAGGGAAGACTCCTGGCGGGGGTGGACCCTATCACCAACGGCAAGCTGGCCACCGACGGGCGGGCGAACGCCCACGGCGCCATGACGATCTCTCCCCGGCCGGTACTGGTGATCGCTGACTGGCACATCGACGACGCTGCCGGCAACAGCAATGGCGAACTGGACCCGGCGGAGAGCGCGACACTACGGGTCAAGCTCTCCAATCAATGGCACGATGCCGCTGTGGTGACCGGCATCCTCCGCAGCCTCGCCCCGGACCTGATCGTCGTCGATGACAGCGACAGCCTGGCTTCCCCCCTGTCTCAAGGAGCGGAGGCCGAACTGGCCTTTACCGTTCGCATGGCGGGGGGCGCAAGGGCCCATCAGCACCTGCCCCTGGAACTTTCACTTTCCGATGGCGATTACGAGGTGACCCGCCGCTTCGCCCTCGAGTTCGGTTCCCTTGCACCCGAGGAGGGTAAGCTCACTCTGGATGAGCGAATCCGTGAGTCGAGCCATTGGGACCAGGTACACGGTTTTCACTTCGAAGTGCCTGAGGGTGCAAGAAACCTGACGGTCACCACCACCAGTACGGCCTCGGGGGCGGAAGTCGATCTGCTGGTGCGCCATGGGGCCCGTCCGGAGCCACAATTCTGCTACTGGTACACGCCCCTGCCGCCCAACTGCATGGACAAGGACACACTAAGAAGCGTAGGAAGCACGAGTGATGAGGCCATCACCATCGCCGAACCCTCACCGGGAATCTACTATGCCAGCGTGATTTTGTTCATCCCCACCGAAAAGGTCGGCTACGTACCCAGCGAGATGCCTTACACCCTCAGCGTCCGTTTCGACCCGCCGTCCGGCGATGGCGGAGGGGGTGCCATGCTGTGGCTGATTGCTGCGCTACTGCCCGGTCTGACGGTCCGACGTCGAATTCGGGGCAAGGTGCGAAAGGCCATCGCCTAA
- a CDS encoding S8 family serine peptidase, producing the protein MKSLMALCLCVPFFTSGCSVDAPQPSDSPAAASLETGELLVRFADDISRAEVMRITEDQGTSVVRQQHRNLYLIRIPEGTSMEDAIRRLTARPEVVYAEPNVRHRPYTR; encoded by the coding sequence GTGAAGTCACTGATGGCGCTATGCCTCTGCGTACCGTTTTTCACTTCCGGCTGTAGTGTCGATGCGCCGCAACCGTCGGACTCGCCAGCAGCGGCTTCGCTCGAGACCGGAGAGCTATTGGTCCGGTTTGCGGACGACATCAGTAGGGCCGAGGTCATGCGGATTACCGAAGACCAGGGGACCAGCGTTGTCCGACAGCAGCATCGCAACCTCTACCTCATTCGCATCCCCGAGGGTACGTCCATGGAAGACGCCATACGCCGGTTGACCGCAAGGCCCGAAGTCGTCTATGCCGAACCCAATGTTCGCCACCGTCCCTACACACGCTAA
- a CDS encoding tetratricopeptide repeat protein: MNRLSRTLLVSGMAALLGGCSALGALPGLKGNDLDSQLDTWIVERQYGRALNALSAIDPKDPQYSRLAEKRRKVESLAKTYEKEMVEQATKHMEQGNWAGALNAYDRALRGMPDSTYLKDGLAELHRKQSSLVAEQRLNLMVARARFLERALPVYERIARIDPRDQDAGRALKEHRRSIRETAEHLARTGSAALEAGEYEVAERTLPLAASISNDERVQSAHTRLKEWHAARKRASQEARERRLKRAEARKASAHQHFDELMSEYRRTYEDGQYQNARKILEKLEETTLHQSEVESERKQLEVAIDIEVDRLFEEGVTYYSRGEFERAVQLWKRILKLRPEHRPAMDNLDRAERVLERLKQLREKQAQRNSAENAET; encoded by the coding sequence ATGAATCGACTATCGCGAACACTACTGGTCTCAGGCATGGCTGCGCTGCTTGGCGGCTGCTCGGCACTGGGCGCTCTCCCGGGACTGAAGGGCAACGATCTGGATTCACAGTTGGATACCTGGATCGTCGAGCGCCAGTATGGCCGGGCCTTGAATGCCCTGTCGGCCATCGACCCGAAGGATCCGCAATACTCGCGGCTGGCGGAGAAGCGGCGGAAAGTCGAGTCCCTGGCGAAGACGTATGAAAAGGAGATGGTCGAGCAAGCGACCAAGCATATGGAACAGGGCAACTGGGCCGGGGCGCTGAACGCCTATGACAGGGCCCTCAGAGGGATGCCGGACAGCACCTACCTCAAGGATGGCCTTGCAGAATTACATCGCAAGCAATCCTCTCTGGTGGCCGAACAGCGTCTGAACCTGATGGTGGCCCGAGCCCGCTTCCTGGAGCGCGCACTTCCCGTTTACGAACGAATAGCCCGTATCGACCCACGCGACCAGGACGCCGGCAGAGCACTGAAGGAACACCGCCGTTCCATCCGGGAGACCGCCGAACATCTGGCCCGAACCGGCAGTGCAGCGCTCGAAGCTGGCGAATACGAGGTGGCAGAACGCACACTGCCTCTGGCAGCCTCTATCTCCAATGATGAAAGGGTCCAAAGCGCCCACACCAGACTCAAGGAGTGGCATGCAGCTCGAAAACGGGCGTCCCAAGAGGCCCGCGAACGCAGGCTGAAGCGTGCCGAAGCCAGAAAAGCATCCGCCCACCAGCACTTCGACGAGCTTATGAGCGAATACCGGCGCACCTATGAGGATGGCCAGTATCAAAACGCCCGCAAGATTCTCGAGAAACTGGAAGAAACCACCCTCCATCAGTCCGAGGTCGAGAGCGAGCGCAAGCAATTGGAGGTCGCAATCGATATCGAGGTTGACCGCCTCTTCGAAGAGGGTGTGACCTACTACAGCCGCGGTGAGTTCGAGCGGGCGGTTCAGCTCTGGAAACGCATCCTCAAACTGCGTCCGGAACACCGTCCCGCCATGGACAACCTCGACCGTGCCGAACGCGTGCTGGAACGTCTGAAGCAGCTGCGCGAAAAGCAGGCGCAGCGAAACTCGGCTGAAAACGCCGAGACTTGA
- a CDS encoding glycoside hydrolase 100 family protein yields the protein MATTSHATPIDAAYAILEASEMRYRGRVIGTVAARDPNAPAENYADCFVRDFVPSALVYLLDGRETIVRDFLQTVLELRHQQERWAGHEPAPGVMPASFKVVGDDQGERLIADFGDHAIGRVAPVDSMLWWMILLRAYVTVSDDADFAHQPDVQRGMRQILDLLLRDRLEVAPTLLVPDGSFMIDRRMGVYGHPLEVQALFFGALCGARQLLETTDGNEGLVRRVDQRLRTLRTYIRIYYWLDVPRLNEIHRYKTEQFGQESVNILNIHPESIPDWVPDWLPDDAGYLVGNLGPGRMDFRFFALGNLLSILFGLSTDEEAQRIMLLYEERWPDLIGTMPVKISYPAMEGEEWRLMTGSDPKNAPWSYHNGGNWPALLWTFVGAAVKVGRTDLAEKAYAQAAERLPADRWAEYYDGRHGRLVGRRSNHFQTWSATSLILGEKFLSESTQLRSLGLYSH from the coding sequence ATGGCTACGACATCCCACGCCACGCCCATTGATGCAGCCTATGCAATCCTGGAGGCCTCCGAGATGCGCTATCGGGGCCGTGTCATCGGTACTGTCGCAGCCCGGGACCCCAATGCACCGGCAGAAAACTATGCCGATTGCTTCGTGCGCGATTTCGTACCCTCGGCGCTGGTCTACCTGCTGGATGGCCGCGAAACCATCGTTCGTGACTTTTTGCAGACGGTGCTTGAACTTCGCCATCAGCAGGAGCGCTGGGCCGGCCATGAACCGGCCCCCGGGGTCATGCCTGCCAGTTTCAAGGTCGTCGGCGACGACCAGGGTGAGCGGTTGATTGCCGATTTCGGCGATCACGCCATCGGCCGGGTGGCGCCGGTGGATTCAATGCTATGGTGGATGATTCTGCTCCGGGCCTATGTAACCGTCAGTGACGATGCAGATTTTGCCCATCAACCCGATGTGCAGCGCGGTATGCGCCAGATCCTCGATCTGCTACTCAGGGATCGCCTGGAGGTCGCCCCTACTCTGCTGGTTCCGGACGGTTCGTTCATGATCGACCGCCGCATGGGGGTTTACGGCCATCCGCTGGAAGTTCAGGCCCTGTTTTTTGGTGCGCTCTGCGGCGCGCGCCAACTTCTGGAAACCACTGACGGGAACGAGGGGCTGGTACGACGGGTCGATCAACGACTTCGGACACTGCGCACCTACATCCGTATCTACTACTGGCTAGACGTGCCCCGCCTCAACGAAATCCATCGCTACAAAACCGAGCAATTCGGGCAGGAGAGCGTCAACATCCTGAACATTCACCCCGAAAGCATCCCCGACTGGGTGCCCGACTGGCTTCCCGACGATGCCGGCTACCTGGTGGGTAACCTTGGGCCCGGGCGGATGGATTTCCGGTTTTTCGCACTCGGTAACCTGCTGTCCATTCTATTTGGGCTCTCTACTGATGAGGAGGCGCAGCGCATAATGCTTCTGTATGAGGAGCGCTGGCCCGACCTGATAGGCACCATGCCCGTCAAGATCAGCTACCCGGCCATGGAAGGCGAAGAGTGGCGCCTGATGACCGGCAGCGATCCCAAAAACGCACCATGGTCCTATCACAACGGAGGCAACTGGCCTGCACTTCTGTGGACGTTCGTCGGAGCGGCCGTCAAGGTTGGACGTACCGATCTGGCAGAAAAAGCCTACGCCCAGGCGGCCGAGCGGCTTCCTGCCGATCGTTGGGCGGAGTATTACGACGGGCGCCACGGACGACTGGTCGGGCGTCGCTCCAATCATTTTCAGACCTGGTCCGCCACCTCCTTGATACTTGGGGAGAAATTCCTCAGTGAATCGACTCAGCTGAGGTCTCTGGGTCTCTACAGCCACTGA
- a CDS encoding adenylate/guanylate cyclase domain-containing protein has protein sequence MHWRESLNSIANNLSRNSYGLLARCAVLYRDQRDICETAVHRRLPDRIPIAYKLALVFTLLVAGGMTLLGLLVGSNQTRLLEQQIQTFGNTLVGQVADSIEEPLLAGDTLTLQLAANNLIKDKTVLGVGIYSDEGLRITHTGIVPLSNRLEAAGIGLTTRDRQRIDWSVPGKKSPQALTAFVAPVRYRDVTAGYALLAFDRSLLEQAKTDTITAVSATTLLIVLLGVGASFYLGGRLTRPIHQLINASRAISEGKYDFRFTGRRNDEIGVLMDAMNSMGEGLLRKEQVEQVFSRYVSPNVARQVLSELENVEQVQLGGRHVEASVLFADIVGFTSISEKMTPKEVSHLLNTYFTQIARAVDFCGGHIDKYMGDCAMIVFGVPVHHEDHAFRATACASMIIALTDDLNRCRQQKGLLPVHFRVGLNSGRMLAGNMGSADRMDYTVVGDAVNLASRLSHAGEPGEIIITEDMVAMKGVAGRVVAEKKSTISLRGKEHPVAILRVTDINDPFRDEMLAENRRILETLASEAA, from the coding sequence ATGCACTGGCGCGAGTCACTGAACAGCATCGCCAATAACCTGTCCCGTAACAGTTACGGACTGTTGGCTCGGTGCGCCGTGTTGTATCGGGATCAACGCGACATCTGTGAAACGGCGGTTCATCGCCGACTCCCCGATCGCATTCCCATTGCCTACAAACTGGCGCTGGTATTCACTCTGCTGGTGGCAGGCGGTATGACATTGCTCGGCCTTCTGGTGGGCAGCAATCAGACTCGTTTGCTTGAACAGCAAATCCAGACCTTCGGCAACACACTGGTCGGTCAGGTGGCCGATTCCATTGAAGAGCCGCTGCTGGCAGGCGACACACTGACGCTGCAGCTCGCCGCCAACAACCTTATCAAGGACAAGACCGTCCTTGGTGTCGGTATCTATTCGGATGAAGGGTTGCGCATTACACATACCGGTATCGTACCGCTTTCGAACCGACTTGAAGCAGCGGGGATCGGACTCACAACCAGAGACCGACAGCGCATAGACTGGAGCGTTCCCGGTAAAAAATCGCCACAGGCATTAACGGCGTTCGTGGCACCGGTTCGCTACCGCGATGTCACTGCCGGCTACGCCCTGCTCGCTTTCGATCGCTCTCTGCTTGAACAGGCCAAGACTGATACCATCACTGCGGTCAGCGCCACCACCTTGTTAATCGTACTTTTGGGAGTAGGGGCTTCTTTCTATCTCGGTGGACGATTGACACGACCCATCCACCAGTTAATCAATGCCAGTCGCGCCATATCCGAAGGGAAGTATGACTTCCGTTTCACCGGTCGCCGCAATGACGAAATTGGTGTACTGATGGATGCCATGAACAGCATGGGCGAGGGGCTGCTCCGCAAGGAGCAGGTGGAACAGGTATTTTCCCGCTATGTCTCCCCCAACGTAGCGAGACAGGTATTATCGGAACTCGAAAATGTCGAGCAGGTCCAACTGGGGGGCAGGCATGTCGAAGCGAGTGTATTATTCGCCGACATCGTCGGCTTCACCAGCATTTCGGAAAAGATGACCCCTAAAGAAGTCAGCCACTTGCTGAATACCTATTTCACTCAAATCGCCCGCGCCGTAGACTTCTGCGGCGGCCATATTGACAAGTACATGGGCGATTGCGCCATGATCGTCTTTGGTGTCCCGGTCCATCATGAAGATCACGCCTTTCGGGCTACCGCCTGTGCATCCATGATCATCGCACTGACTGACGATCTCAACCGATGTCGGCAACAAAAGGGCCTGCTACCGGTACACTTTCGCGTAGGTCTTAATAGTGGAAGGATGCTGGCCGGTAACATGGGGTCGGCGGACCGAATGGATTACACCGTGGTCGGCGACGCGGTAAACCTGGCCTCCCGACTTTCTCACGCCGGCGAACCGGGTGAAATCATCATTACCGAAGATATGGTTGCGATGAAGGGCGTTGCCGGACGTGTTGTGGCGGAGAAGAAAAGTACTATCAGCTTGCGGGGCAAAGAACACCCCGTCGCCATTCTGCGCGTCACCGACATCAATGATCCCTTCCGTGATGAAATGCTGGCCGAGAACCGCCGGATTCTCGAAACCCTGGCGTCCGAAGCCGCATGA